The Hippoglossus stenolepis isolate QCI-W04-F060 chromosome 11, HSTE1.2, whole genome shotgun sequence genome includes a window with the following:
- the LOC118117189 gene encoding vacuolar protein sorting-associated protein 4B isoform X2, whose product MATNNNLQKAIDLASKAAQEDKAQNYEEALRLYQAAVQYFLHVVKYEAQGDKAKHSIRAKCAEYLDRAEKLKEYLKKKEKAPPAKPVKESQSDDKGNESDEGDDPEKKKFQNQLSGAIVMEKPNIQWSDVAGLEGAKEALKEAVILPIKFPHLFTGKRTPWRGILLFGPPGTGKSYLAKAVATEANNSTFFSISSSDLVSKWLGESEKLVKNLFTLAREHNPSIIFIDEIDSLCGSRSENESEAARRIKTEFLVQMQGVGNNNEGVLVLGATNIPWTLDSAIRRRFEKRIYIPLPEEHARSFMFKLHLGSTPSSLSDSDFVTLGKKTEGYSGADISVIVRDALMQPVRKVQSATHFKRVRGPSRTDPNAIVDDLLTPCSPGDPNAIEMSWMDVPGEKLLEPIVCMSDMQRSLTSTKPTVNDQDLDKLKKFTDDFGQEG is encoded by the exons ATGGCTACCAACAATAATTTACAG AAAGCCATCGATCTCGCCAGCAAGGCGGCTCAGGAGGATAAAGCTCAGAACTACGAGGAGGCTCTGCGTCTCTACCAGGCTGCGGTTCAGTACTTTCTTCATGTGGTGAAAT ATGAAGCACAGGGTGATAAAGCTAAACATAGCATCCGGGCGAAGTGTGCTGAATACTTGGACAGAGCCGAGAAGTTGAAGGAGTATctaaagaagaaagagaaagctCCTCCTGCTAAGCCTGTCAAAGAGTCACAGTCCGATGACAAAGG gaatgaaagtgatgaaggtgatgatcCTGAGAAAAAGAAGTTCCAAAATCAGCTCTCAG GTGCAATTGTTATGGAGAAACCAAACATCCAATGGAGTGACGTCGCTGGTTTAGAAGGAGCCAAGGAGGCACTGAAAGAAGCCGTTATTCTTCCAATCAAATTCCCCCACCTTTTCACTG GAAAGAGAACTCCATGGAGAGGGATCTTGCTCTTTGGACCTCCAGGCACAGGCAAGTCCTATCTGGCTAAAGCTGTTGCCACGGAGGCAAACAACTCAACgttcttctccatctcctcgtCTGACCTCGTCTCTAAATGGCTCGGAGAGAGTGAAAA ATTGGTGAAGAATCTTTTTACCCTTGCGAGGGAACACAATCcttccatcatcttcatcgATGAGATTGACTCGCTGTGTGGATCAAGAAGTGAGAACGAGAGTGAGGCCGCTCGGCGTATTAAGACAGAATTCCTGGTTCAGATGCAGG gtGTGGGGAATAACAACGAGGGAGTGCTGGTACTCGGGGCAACAAACATCCCGTGGACCCTAGACTCAGCCATCAGAAGAAG ATTTGAGAAAAGGATCTACATCCCGCTGCCTGAAGAGCACGCCCGCTCTTTCATGTTCAAGCTCCACCTGGGATCGACTCCCAGCAGCCTCAGTGATTCTGACTTTGTCACTCTGGGCAAGAAGACAGAAGGATACTCTGGAGCAGACATAAGTGTCATCGTCAGAGATGCTCTAATGCAGCCAGTTCGAAAGGTCCAGTCAGCAACCCACTTCAAACGg GTACGAGGCCCATCCAGGACAGACCCCAACGCTATTGTGGACGACCTCTTGACTCCTTGTTCACCTGGTGATCCCAACGCAATTGAAATGTCGTGGATGGATGTCCCCGGGGAGAAGCTATTGGAACCTATAGTATGCATG tcCGACATGCAGAGGTCTCTGACCAGCACAAAGCCAACAGTCAACGATCAAGAtctggacaaactgaaaaaattcACAGACGACTTTGGACAGGAAGGCTAG
- the LOC118117189 gene encoding vacuolar protein sorting-associated protein 4B isoform X1: MDPTNLQKAIATAKKASEEDQAGNYEEAILSYQHAVKYFLHILKREPQGKDGNQKIRDRCKLYLDRVEELQKYLENKEKAIDLASKAAQEDKAQNYEEALRLYQAAVQYFLHVVKYEAQGDKAKHSIRAKCAEYLDRAEKLKEYLKKKEKAPPAKPVKESQSDDKGNESDEGDDPEKKKFQNQLSGAIVMEKPNIQWSDVAGLEGAKEALKEAVILPIKFPHLFTGKRTPWRGILLFGPPGTGKSYLAKAVATEANNSTFFSISSSDLVSKWLGESEKLVKNLFTLAREHNPSIIFIDEIDSLCGSRSENESEAARRIKTEFLVQMQGVGNNNEGVLVLGATNIPWTLDSAIRRRFEKRIYIPLPEEHARSFMFKLHLGSTPSSLSDSDFVTLGKKTEGYSGADISVIVRDALMQPVRKVQSATHFKRVRGPSRTDPNAIVDDLLTPCSPGDPNAIEMSWMDVPGEKLLEPIVCMSDMQRSLTSTKPTVNDQDLDKLKKFTDDFGQEG, from the exons ATGGATCCAACGAACCTACAG AAAGCCATTGCCACGGCAAAGAAGGCCTCAGAGGAGGACCAGGCCGGGAACTACGAGGAGGCCATCCTCTCCTATCAGCACGCTGTCAAGTACTTTCTGCACATTTTGAAAC GTGAACCTCAGGGTAAAGATGGCAACCAGAAGATCAGAGATCGGTGCAAACTGTACCTGGACAGAGTGGAGGAACTGCAGAAGTACCTCGAGAATAAAGAG AAAGCCATCGATCTCGCCAGCAAGGCGGCTCAGGAGGATAAAGCTCAGAACTACGAGGAGGCTCTGCGTCTCTACCAGGCTGCGGTTCAGTACTTTCTTCATGTGGTGAAAT ATGAAGCACAGGGTGATAAAGCTAAACATAGCATCCGGGCGAAGTGTGCTGAATACTTGGACAGAGCCGAGAAGTTGAAGGAGTATctaaagaagaaagagaaagctCCTCCTGCTAAGCCTGTCAAAGAGTCACAGTCCGATGACAAAGG gaatgaaagtgatgaaggtgatgatcCTGAGAAAAAGAAGTTCCAAAATCAGCTCTCAG GTGCAATTGTTATGGAGAAACCAAACATCCAATGGAGTGACGTCGCTGGTTTAGAAGGAGCCAAGGAGGCACTGAAAGAAGCCGTTATTCTTCCAATCAAATTCCCCCACCTTTTCACTG GAAAGAGAACTCCATGGAGAGGGATCTTGCTCTTTGGACCTCCAGGCACAGGCAAGTCCTATCTGGCTAAAGCTGTTGCCACGGAGGCAAACAACTCAACgttcttctccatctcctcgtCTGACCTCGTCTCTAAATGGCTCGGAGAGAGTGAAAA ATTGGTGAAGAATCTTTTTACCCTTGCGAGGGAACACAATCcttccatcatcttcatcgATGAGATTGACTCGCTGTGTGGATCAAGAAGTGAGAACGAGAGTGAGGCCGCTCGGCGTATTAAGACAGAATTCCTGGTTCAGATGCAGG gtGTGGGGAATAACAACGAGGGAGTGCTGGTACTCGGGGCAACAAACATCCCGTGGACCCTAGACTCAGCCATCAGAAGAAG ATTTGAGAAAAGGATCTACATCCCGCTGCCTGAAGAGCACGCCCGCTCTTTCATGTTCAAGCTCCACCTGGGATCGACTCCCAGCAGCCTCAGTGATTCTGACTTTGTCACTCTGGGCAAGAAGACAGAAGGATACTCTGGAGCAGACATAAGTGTCATCGTCAGAGATGCTCTAATGCAGCCAGTTCGAAAGGTCCAGTCAGCAACCCACTTCAAACGg GTACGAGGCCCATCCAGGACAGACCCCAACGCTATTGTGGACGACCTCTTGACTCCTTGTTCACCTGGTGATCCCAACGCAATTGAAATGTCGTGGATGGATGTCCCCGGGGAGAAGCTATTGGAACCTATAGTATGCATG tcCGACATGCAGAGGTCTCTGACCAGCACAAAGCCAACAGTCAACGATCAAGAtctggacaaactgaaaaaattcACAGACGACTTTGGACAGGAAGGCTAG